In the genome of Metabacillus litoralis, the window CACTTTTTGTTTGGATAAACCTAATTCTTCTGCGATGATTTTCGCATAATTTGCTACATTTTCTGAATGCATCGCAGTATATGGGTCACGAGAGTCCAGCAATCTTGAAAAGGACGCTGCTAACTCAACATTTATCTGCTGTTGGCGAATGTAGTTTGATACTAGAACCGAAATCGCTGCGCCGACAATAAAATAATAGACCCACACTAAAAAATAAGAGTCAATATAAGGGATACTATCAGGCGCTAAAAGATACCTTGCTAACGTGACAAGTCCACTTTGCATAAGTAAAACAATCAGATTTTTATAAATTAAGCCGAGGAGAATCATCACTAGCATTAACAGTACAACAACAAATCTACCGTAAGGGGCTTTATCGGCTGCGAAAAGGATAAAGGCGCTAATGATATAAAGAACCCATCTAAATTTAGACAGCGTTACCAACAAAGGATTGATAATGGTTGTATCATGGTATATATTCATTCTTGTCTCCTTGGTGAAAATTTCTTAAAATTTAGTATACTACAAAATATGACAAAATCACCAAAAATGTATGCTACCTACTAAGAAAAGCGCAAGCGCCTTGCTAGACACTAAAACTACGTACAAAATTTTATACTTTCTTACCTACTAAAAAAAGGATAACCATTTAGGCTATCCCTTACACTTATTTCTTTTCAGCTAACCAAGCTGCCACAACTTCAGCATCTGCTTCATTTAAAATTCCCTTTGGCATGCTTCCTTGACCATTAATGATGATGCTCGCAATTTCATCTTGGCTATATTTCGAGCCAACCTCCGTTAAATTCGGACCTGCTCCACCTTCAAGTTCACGACCATGACAGCCGATACAGCTTTTTTGAAAAATTTCTTCTGCATCTCCGCTCGCTGTTTCTGTTGTCCCCTCAGTTGTATCCGCCGCTTCATCAGCAGGCGCTTCTTCTCCACCACATGCTGATAAAACAAACACAGACCCTAATAATAAGGCGAATAATTTCGTTTTCAAAGGTATTCCTCCTTGCATCGAATTCAATTATGTAAAAAGAGTCAATTCAAGGATTATTATAACCTAACTACACTCTTTTGAAACCTTCACCAAGCACCTCAGAAGCATCCGTAACTGTCACGAACGCGTGCGGATCGATACTTCGCACCAGTTGTTTCAATTTTGTGAATTCCGTTTGATCCACAACACACATGAGGACTGGTCTCTCATTATTTGTGAACCCGCCATGTGCCGCAAGTCTAGTAACGCCACGATCGATTTCGTTTAGAATGGCATCCTGAACCTCTGTTTGCTTGTTAGTAATGATCATTGTCATCTTTGATCGGCCGAGGCCAATTTGCACAATATCAATCGTTTTGCTCGTGACATATAAGCCTACTAAAGCATAAAGTCCTCTTTCAATATCAAATACAAATGCAGCTGCTAGAACGATTAAGCCATCAAGGAGCGCGACACAAGTTCCAAGTGAAAGCCCTGTGTATTTATGAATAATTTGCGCAGCTAGATCGGTTCCGCCCGTTGAAGCTTTGCCACGGAACACAATGCCAAGACCAAGTCCTATACAAATACCACCGAAAAGAGATCCTAACAGAGGATCCATTGT includes:
- a CDS encoding HD-GYP domain-containing protein, with the translated sequence MNIYHDTTIINPLLVTLSKFRWVLYIISAFILFAADKAPYGRFVVVLLMLVMILLGLIYKNLIVLLMQSGLVTLARYLLAPDSIPYIDSYFLVWVYYFIVGAAISVLVSNYIRQQQINVELAASFSRLLDSRDPYTAMHSENVANYAKIIAEELGLSKQKVKSVYLGGLLHDIGKISIPEAILNKKEKLSDDELTAIKAHPNVGYNTLKNLSNYKNTGILDIILHHHERYDGKGYPNGLKGDEIPYLARIAAVADAFDAMTTSRVYRGKKNIEAALAEIQKSKGTQFDPAIADAFIKVVEKNKHSLTKKKH
- the cccB gene encoding cytochrome c551, which translates into the protein MKTKLFALLLGSVFVLSACGGEEAPADEAADTTEGTTETASGDAEEIFQKSCIGCHGRELEGGAGPNLTEVGSKYSQDEIASIIINGQGSMPKGILNEADAEVVAAWLAEKK
- a CDS encoding YitT family protein, which gives rise to MRKRNDTYNPTLEKVLEYVYILVGSSFVAIGFNLFLLPNRVASGGVSGISTILDATFGFEPAYVQWAFNIPLFIAGVILLGKQFGIKTLIGTIFVPLVVYLTRNWEPATMDPLLGSLFGGICIGLGLGIVFRGKASTGGTDLAAQIIHKYTGLSLGTCVALLDGLIVLAAAFVFDIERGLYALVGLYVTSKTIDIVQIGLGRSKMTMIITNKQTEVQDAILNEIDRGVTRLAAHGGFTNNERPVLMCVVDQTEFTKLKQLVRSIDPHAFVTVTDASEVLGEGFKRV